From Carya illinoinensis cultivar Pawnee chromosome 5, C.illinoinensisPawnee_v1, whole genome shotgun sequence, one genomic window encodes:
- the LOC122310927 gene encoding AMP deaminase-like isoform X1 — protein MDSSSSYTSSLHLAMAALVGASLMAISAFYCHKRSVDQVLQRIIEIRRKPPRSAGDHCVEDDNEAEEEEEKEEEAEAEEARDDDGSYGSDGEMEVDRKFWSRSLSRSLDENMLRCYRISSSMPNVASRNDWLHEDSKFDQPLPGLGARGIASSLDKLDLISTGLPPLRMVQGDGEDRFVKHSGIDSRIASVGRRVTPRSPGGNAYDNVEDSDEEGTELAYEDDMIFNSGYIDSGTELTNAQDANSNNPNMGTAPMMGEGENYLQDRMCKVTISEAKAGVDLHGHGKVDTTSDYRVGNDLNFANTNLPLRTTVHDPESKNKVEEEEVWTTIRECLDLRKSYVYLEIVEPWKKEAAVESSASMMNRDPFHFEPAEATAHHFKMEDGVVHVYANENDTVDLFPVTSSTQFFTDMHHILKVMSLGNVRSVCHHRLRFLEEKFRLHLLVNADSEFLAQKSALHRDFYNIRKVDTHVHHSACMNQKHLLRFIKSKLKEEPDEVVIFRDGKYMTLKEVFESLELTGHDLNVDLLDVHADKSTFHRFDKFNLKYNPCGQSRLREIFLKQDNLIQGRFLAEVTKEVLADLEASKYQMAEYRISIYGRKQSEWDQLASWFVNNEIYSENAVWLIQLPRLYNVYKKMGIVTSFQNILDNVFIPLFEVTVDPSSHTQLHLFLMQVVGFDIVDDESKPERRPTKHMPTPAEWTNEFNPAYSYYAYYCYANLYILNKLRESKGMPTIKFRPHCGEAGDIDHLAATFLLCHNISHGIHLRKSPVLQYLYYLAQIGLAMSPLSNNSLFLDYHRNPLPMFFQRGLNISLSTDDPLQIHLTKEPLVEEYSVAAKVWKLSACDLCEIARNSVYQSGFSHATKLHWLGDRYLMRGPEGNDIHKTNVPNIRIAFRHETWKEEMQCVYSGKAGFPEEIE, from the exons ATGGATTCGTCTTCATCTTATACATCGTCTCTGCACCTAGCCATGGCGGCATTAGTTGGGGCCTCACTGATGGCCATCTCGGCTTTCTACTGCCACAAGCGCAGCGTCGACCAAGTCCTCCAGCGTATCATCGAGATCCGCCGCAAGCCCCCTCGCAGTGCTGGTGACCACTGTGTAGAAGACGATAACGAggcagaagaagaagaggaaaaggagGAGGAAGCAGAAGCAGAAGAAGCGCGAGACGATGACGGCAGTTATGGTTCGGACGGAGAGATGGAGGTTGACCGGAAATTTTGGTCCCGGAGTCTGTCGAGGTCGTTGGACGAGAACATGCTTCGCTGTTATAGAATTTCGTCCTCCATGCCCAATGTGGCTTCGAGAAATGATTGGCTGCATGAGGACTCCAAGTTTGATCAGCCACTTCCAGGACTTGGGGCTCGAGGTATTGCTTCGTCGCTGGACAAACTCGATTTGATTTCGACGGGGCTTCCACCTCTTCGAATGGTTCAAGGAGACG GAGAGGATCGGTTTGTTAAACATTCTGGTATTGATTCACGGATAGCATCTGTTGGTAGGCGAGTAACTCCAAGATCCCCTGGTGGCAATGCTTATGATAATGTCGAAGATTCTGATGAGGAAGGAACCGAGCTTGCATATGAAGATGACATGATTTTCAACTCTGGATATATTGATTCTGGAACTGAACTCACAAATGCACAA GATGCAAATTCAAACAACCCAAACATGGGCACTGCTCCAATGATGGGTGAGGGCGAGAACTATCTGCAAGATAGGATGTGCAAGGTAACTATAAGTGAAGCAAAAGCTGGTGTAGATCTGCATGGCCATGGAAAGGTGGATACAACTTCAGATTACAGAGTGGGAAATGATCTTAATTTCGCCAACACTAATTTACCTCTGAGAACAACAGTCCATG ATCCAGAGTCAAAAAACAAAGTAGAAGAGGAAGAAGTATGGACAACAATACGTGAATGTTTAGATTTGCGTAAAAGTTATGTATATCTTGAAATAGTTGAACCATGGAAAAAGGAAGCTGCAGTGGAATCTAGTGCATCAATGATGAACAGGGATCCGTTTCACTTTGAACCTGCTGAAGCAACAGCA CACCATTTCAAAATGGAAGACGGAGTTGTGCATGTTTATGCAAATGAAAATG ATACTGTGGATCTTTTCCCCGTCACTAGTTCAACACAATTTTTCACTGATATGCATCACATCCTGAAAGTTATGTCTCTTGGAAATGTTCGATCTGTATGCCATCATAGACTACGGTTTCTTGAGGAG AAATTCCGACTTCATCTGTTAGTAAATGCAGATAGCGAGTTTCTGGCTCAAAAGAGTGCACTACACCGTGACTTTTACAATATCAGAAAAGTTGATACACATGTGCATCATTCTGCATGCATGAACCAGAAGCATCTCCTTCGCTTCATCAAGTCAAAACTTAAAGAGGAACCTGATGAG GTTGTCATATTCAGAGATGGGAAATATATGACCCTTAAAGAAGTTTTTGAGAGTTTGGAATTGACAGG GCATGATCTTAATGTTGATTTGTTGGATGTCCATGCTGATAAAAGTACCTTCCATCGATTTGACAAATTCAATCTTAAGTATAATCCTTGCGGACAGAGCAGACTCAGAGAGATATTCTTAAAACAGGACAACCTTATCCAAG GTCGGTTTTTGGCAGAAGTAACGAAGGAAGTTTTAGCAGATCTTGAAGCAAGCAAATACCAG aTGGCAGAGTACAGGATTTCCATTTATGGACGGAAACAAAGTGAATGGGATCAGCTGGCCAGTTGGTTTGTTAACAATGAAATTTATAGTGAGAATGCAGTATGGTTAATCCAG CTACCACGGCTCTATAACGTGTACAAGAAAATGGGAATTGTTACCTCTTTTCAGAATATTTTAGATAATGTGTTTATTCCACTATTTGAAGTCACGGTGGACCCAAGTTCTCATACTCAATTACATTTGTTCCTGATGCAG GTGGTGGGCTTTGATATTGTGGATGATGAAAGTAAACCAGAAAGGCGTCCGACTAAGCACATGCCAACACCAGCTGAATGGACCAATGAGTTCAATCCTGCATATTCTTATTATGCTTATTATTGCTACGCTAACTTGTATATTCTCAACAAG cttCGTGAATCAAAAGGAATGCCAACAATAAAATTTCGGCCCCACTGTGGAGAG GCAGGTGATATCGACCATTTGGCTGCCACATTTCTTCTGTGCCATAATATTTCTCATGGGATTCATCTACGGAAATCTCCAGTTTTGCAGTATTTGTATTACCTTGCACAG ATTGGACTTGCTATGTCGCCTTTGAGCAATAACTCCCTTTTCTTGGACTATCATCGCAACCCTTTGCCCATGTTCTTCCAGCGTGGCCTAAATATCTCACTCTCAACTGATGACCCTTTGCAAATCCATTTAACAAAAGAACcacttgtggaagaatataGTGTTGCTGCGAAG GTCTGGAAGCTCAGTGCTTGTGACCTCTGCGAGATAGCTAGAAATTCTGTCTATCAATCTGGGTTTTCACATGCCACAAAG TTGCACTGGCTTGGTGATAGATATTTGATGAGAGGCCCCGAAGGAAATGATATTCATAAAACAAACGTACCCAACATAAGGATTGCATTTCGACATGAG ACATGGAAGGAAGAGATGCAGTGTGTCTATTCAGGAAAAGCCGGGTTTCCTGAAGAAATCGAGTGA
- the LOC122310927 gene encoding AMP deaminase-like isoform X2: MDSSSSYTSSLHLAMAALVGASLMAISAFYCHKRSVDQVLQRIIEIRRKPPRSAGDHCVEDDNEAEEEEEKEEEAEAEEARDDDGSYGSDGEMEVDRKFWSRSLSRSLDENMLRCYRISSSMPNVASRNDWLHEDSKFDQPLPGLGARGIASSLDKLDLISTGLPPLRMVQGDGEDRFVKHSGIDSRIASVGRRVTPRSPGGNAYDNVEDSDEEGTELAYEDDMIFNSGYIDSGTELTNAQDANSNNPNMGTAPMMGEGENYLQDRMCKVTISEAKAGVDLHGHGKVDTTSDYRVGNDLNFANTNLPLRTTVHESKNKVEEEEVWTTIRECLDLRKSYVYLEIVEPWKKEAAVESSASMMNRDPFHFEPAEATAHHFKMEDGVVHVYANENDTVDLFPVTSSTQFFTDMHHILKVMSLGNVRSVCHHRLRFLEEKFRLHLLVNADSEFLAQKSALHRDFYNIRKVDTHVHHSACMNQKHLLRFIKSKLKEEPDEVVIFRDGKYMTLKEVFESLELTGHDLNVDLLDVHADKSTFHRFDKFNLKYNPCGQSRLREIFLKQDNLIQGRFLAEVTKEVLADLEASKYQMAEYRISIYGRKQSEWDQLASWFVNNEIYSENAVWLIQLPRLYNVYKKMGIVTSFQNILDNVFIPLFEVTVDPSSHTQLHLFLMQVVGFDIVDDESKPERRPTKHMPTPAEWTNEFNPAYSYYAYYCYANLYILNKLRESKGMPTIKFRPHCGEAGDIDHLAATFLLCHNISHGIHLRKSPVLQYLYYLAQIGLAMSPLSNNSLFLDYHRNPLPMFFQRGLNISLSTDDPLQIHLTKEPLVEEYSVAAKVWKLSACDLCEIARNSVYQSGFSHATKLHWLGDRYLMRGPEGNDIHKTNVPNIRIAFRHETWKEEMQCVYSGKAGFPEEIE, from the exons ATGGATTCGTCTTCATCTTATACATCGTCTCTGCACCTAGCCATGGCGGCATTAGTTGGGGCCTCACTGATGGCCATCTCGGCTTTCTACTGCCACAAGCGCAGCGTCGACCAAGTCCTCCAGCGTATCATCGAGATCCGCCGCAAGCCCCCTCGCAGTGCTGGTGACCACTGTGTAGAAGACGATAACGAggcagaagaagaagaggaaaaggagGAGGAAGCAGAAGCAGAAGAAGCGCGAGACGATGACGGCAGTTATGGTTCGGACGGAGAGATGGAGGTTGACCGGAAATTTTGGTCCCGGAGTCTGTCGAGGTCGTTGGACGAGAACATGCTTCGCTGTTATAGAATTTCGTCCTCCATGCCCAATGTGGCTTCGAGAAATGATTGGCTGCATGAGGACTCCAAGTTTGATCAGCCACTTCCAGGACTTGGGGCTCGAGGTATTGCTTCGTCGCTGGACAAACTCGATTTGATTTCGACGGGGCTTCCACCTCTTCGAATGGTTCAAGGAGACG GAGAGGATCGGTTTGTTAAACATTCTGGTATTGATTCACGGATAGCATCTGTTGGTAGGCGAGTAACTCCAAGATCCCCTGGTGGCAATGCTTATGATAATGTCGAAGATTCTGATGAGGAAGGAACCGAGCTTGCATATGAAGATGACATGATTTTCAACTCTGGATATATTGATTCTGGAACTGAACTCACAAATGCACAA GATGCAAATTCAAACAACCCAAACATGGGCACTGCTCCAATGATGGGTGAGGGCGAGAACTATCTGCAAGATAGGATGTGCAAGGTAACTATAAGTGAAGCAAAAGCTGGTGTAGATCTGCATGGCCATGGAAAGGTGGATACAACTTCAGATTACAGAGTGGGAAATGATCTTAATTTCGCCAACACTAATTTACCTCTGAGAACAACAGTCCATG AGTCAAAAAACAAAGTAGAAGAGGAAGAAGTATGGACAACAATACGTGAATGTTTAGATTTGCGTAAAAGTTATGTATATCTTGAAATAGTTGAACCATGGAAAAAGGAAGCTGCAGTGGAATCTAGTGCATCAATGATGAACAGGGATCCGTTTCACTTTGAACCTGCTGAAGCAACAGCA CACCATTTCAAAATGGAAGACGGAGTTGTGCATGTTTATGCAAATGAAAATG ATACTGTGGATCTTTTCCCCGTCACTAGTTCAACACAATTTTTCACTGATATGCATCACATCCTGAAAGTTATGTCTCTTGGAAATGTTCGATCTGTATGCCATCATAGACTACGGTTTCTTGAGGAG AAATTCCGACTTCATCTGTTAGTAAATGCAGATAGCGAGTTTCTGGCTCAAAAGAGTGCACTACACCGTGACTTTTACAATATCAGAAAAGTTGATACACATGTGCATCATTCTGCATGCATGAACCAGAAGCATCTCCTTCGCTTCATCAAGTCAAAACTTAAAGAGGAACCTGATGAG GTTGTCATATTCAGAGATGGGAAATATATGACCCTTAAAGAAGTTTTTGAGAGTTTGGAATTGACAGG GCATGATCTTAATGTTGATTTGTTGGATGTCCATGCTGATAAAAGTACCTTCCATCGATTTGACAAATTCAATCTTAAGTATAATCCTTGCGGACAGAGCAGACTCAGAGAGATATTCTTAAAACAGGACAACCTTATCCAAG GTCGGTTTTTGGCAGAAGTAACGAAGGAAGTTTTAGCAGATCTTGAAGCAAGCAAATACCAG aTGGCAGAGTACAGGATTTCCATTTATGGACGGAAACAAAGTGAATGGGATCAGCTGGCCAGTTGGTTTGTTAACAATGAAATTTATAGTGAGAATGCAGTATGGTTAATCCAG CTACCACGGCTCTATAACGTGTACAAGAAAATGGGAATTGTTACCTCTTTTCAGAATATTTTAGATAATGTGTTTATTCCACTATTTGAAGTCACGGTGGACCCAAGTTCTCATACTCAATTACATTTGTTCCTGATGCAG GTGGTGGGCTTTGATATTGTGGATGATGAAAGTAAACCAGAAAGGCGTCCGACTAAGCACATGCCAACACCAGCTGAATGGACCAATGAGTTCAATCCTGCATATTCTTATTATGCTTATTATTGCTACGCTAACTTGTATATTCTCAACAAG cttCGTGAATCAAAAGGAATGCCAACAATAAAATTTCGGCCCCACTGTGGAGAG GCAGGTGATATCGACCATTTGGCTGCCACATTTCTTCTGTGCCATAATATTTCTCATGGGATTCATCTACGGAAATCTCCAGTTTTGCAGTATTTGTATTACCTTGCACAG ATTGGACTTGCTATGTCGCCTTTGAGCAATAACTCCCTTTTCTTGGACTATCATCGCAACCCTTTGCCCATGTTCTTCCAGCGTGGCCTAAATATCTCACTCTCAACTGATGACCCTTTGCAAATCCATTTAACAAAAGAACcacttgtggaagaatataGTGTTGCTGCGAAG GTCTGGAAGCTCAGTGCTTGTGACCTCTGCGAGATAGCTAGAAATTCTGTCTATCAATCTGGGTTTTCACATGCCACAAAG TTGCACTGGCTTGGTGATAGATATTTGATGAGAGGCCCCGAAGGAAATGATATTCATAAAACAAACGTACCCAACATAAGGATTGCATTTCGACATGAG ACATGGAAGGAAGAGATGCAGTGTGTCTATTCAGGAAAAGCCGGGTTTCCTGAAGAAATCGAGTGA
- the LOC122310927 gene encoding AMP deaminase-like isoform X4 gives MDSSSSYTSSLHLAMAALVGASLMAISAFYCHKRSVDQVLQRIIEIRRKPPRSAGDHCVEDDNEAEEEEEKEEEAEAEEARDDDGSYGSDGEMEVDRKFWSRSLSRSLDENMLRCYRISSSMPNVASRNDWLHEDSKFDQPLPGLGARGIASSLDKLDLISTGLPPLRMVQGDGEDRFVKHSGIDSRIASVGRRVTPRSPGGNAYDNVEDSDEEGTELAYEDDMIFNSGYIDSGTELTNAQDANSNNPNMGTAPMMGEGENYLQDRMCKVTISEAKAGVDLHGHGKVDTTSDYRVGNDLNFANTNLPLRTTVHDPESKNKVEEEEVWTTIRECLDLRKSYVYLEIVEPWKKEAAVESSASMMNRDPFHFEPAEATAHHFKMEDGVVHVYANENDTVDLFPVTSSTQFFTDMHHILKVMSLGNVRSVCHHRLRFLEEKFRLHLLVNADSEFLAQKSALHRDFYNIRKVDTHVHHSACMNQKHLLRFIKSKLKEEPDEVVIFRDGKYMTLKEVFESLELTGHDLNVDLLDVHADKSTFHRFDKFNLKYNPCGQSRLREIFLKQDNLIQGRFLAEVTKEVLADLEASKYQMAEYRISIYGRKQSEWDQLASWFVNNEIYSENAVWLIQLPRLYNVYKKMGIVTSFQNILDNVFIPLFEVTVDPSSHTQLHLFLMQVVGFDIVDDESKPERRPTKHMPTPAEWTNEFNPAYSYYAYYCYANLYILNKLRESKGMPTIKFRPHCGEAGDIDHLAATFLLCHNISHGIHLRKSPVLQYLYYLAQIGLAMSPLSNNSLFLDYHRNPLPMFFQRGLNISLSTDDPLQIHLTKEPLVEEYSVAAKVWKLSACDLCEIARNSVYQSGFSHATKGPLFG, from the exons ATGGATTCGTCTTCATCTTATACATCGTCTCTGCACCTAGCCATGGCGGCATTAGTTGGGGCCTCACTGATGGCCATCTCGGCTTTCTACTGCCACAAGCGCAGCGTCGACCAAGTCCTCCAGCGTATCATCGAGATCCGCCGCAAGCCCCCTCGCAGTGCTGGTGACCACTGTGTAGAAGACGATAACGAggcagaagaagaagaggaaaaggagGAGGAAGCAGAAGCAGAAGAAGCGCGAGACGATGACGGCAGTTATGGTTCGGACGGAGAGATGGAGGTTGACCGGAAATTTTGGTCCCGGAGTCTGTCGAGGTCGTTGGACGAGAACATGCTTCGCTGTTATAGAATTTCGTCCTCCATGCCCAATGTGGCTTCGAGAAATGATTGGCTGCATGAGGACTCCAAGTTTGATCAGCCACTTCCAGGACTTGGGGCTCGAGGTATTGCTTCGTCGCTGGACAAACTCGATTTGATTTCGACGGGGCTTCCACCTCTTCGAATGGTTCAAGGAGACG GAGAGGATCGGTTTGTTAAACATTCTGGTATTGATTCACGGATAGCATCTGTTGGTAGGCGAGTAACTCCAAGATCCCCTGGTGGCAATGCTTATGATAATGTCGAAGATTCTGATGAGGAAGGAACCGAGCTTGCATATGAAGATGACATGATTTTCAACTCTGGATATATTGATTCTGGAACTGAACTCACAAATGCACAA GATGCAAATTCAAACAACCCAAACATGGGCACTGCTCCAATGATGGGTGAGGGCGAGAACTATCTGCAAGATAGGATGTGCAAGGTAACTATAAGTGAAGCAAAAGCTGGTGTAGATCTGCATGGCCATGGAAAGGTGGATACAACTTCAGATTACAGAGTGGGAAATGATCTTAATTTCGCCAACACTAATTTACCTCTGAGAACAACAGTCCATG ATCCAGAGTCAAAAAACAAAGTAGAAGAGGAAGAAGTATGGACAACAATACGTGAATGTTTAGATTTGCGTAAAAGTTATGTATATCTTGAAATAGTTGAACCATGGAAAAAGGAAGCTGCAGTGGAATCTAGTGCATCAATGATGAACAGGGATCCGTTTCACTTTGAACCTGCTGAAGCAACAGCA CACCATTTCAAAATGGAAGACGGAGTTGTGCATGTTTATGCAAATGAAAATG ATACTGTGGATCTTTTCCCCGTCACTAGTTCAACACAATTTTTCACTGATATGCATCACATCCTGAAAGTTATGTCTCTTGGAAATGTTCGATCTGTATGCCATCATAGACTACGGTTTCTTGAGGAG AAATTCCGACTTCATCTGTTAGTAAATGCAGATAGCGAGTTTCTGGCTCAAAAGAGTGCACTACACCGTGACTTTTACAATATCAGAAAAGTTGATACACATGTGCATCATTCTGCATGCATGAACCAGAAGCATCTCCTTCGCTTCATCAAGTCAAAACTTAAAGAGGAACCTGATGAG GTTGTCATATTCAGAGATGGGAAATATATGACCCTTAAAGAAGTTTTTGAGAGTTTGGAATTGACAGG GCATGATCTTAATGTTGATTTGTTGGATGTCCATGCTGATAAAAGTACCTTCCATCGATTTGACAAATTCAATCTTAAGTATAATCCTTGCGGACAGAGCAGACTCAGAGAGATATTCTTAAAACAGGACAACCTTATCCAAG GTCGGTTTTTGGCAGAAGTAACGAAGGAAGTTTTAGCAGATCTTGAAGCAAGCAAATACCAG aTGGCAGAGTACAGGATTTCCATTTATGGACGGAAACAAAGTGAATGGGATCAGCTGGCCAGTTGGTTTGTTAACAATGAAATTTATAGTGAGAATGCAGTATGGTTAATCCAG CTACCACGGCTCTATAACGTGTACAAGAAAATGGGAATTGTTACCTCTTTTCAGAATATTTTAGATAATGTGTTTATTCCACTATTTGAAGTCACGGTGGACCCAAGTTCTCATACTCAATTACATTTGTTCCTGATGCAG GTGGTGGGCTTTGATATTGTGGATGATGAAAGTAAACCAGAAAGGCGTCCGACTAAGCACATGCCAACACCAGCTGAATGGACCAATGAGTTCAATCCTGCATATTCTTATTATGCTTATTATTGCTACGCTAACTTGTATATTCTCAACAAG cttCGTGAATCAAAAGGAATGCCAACAATAAAATTTCGGCCCCACTGTGGAGAG GCAGGTGATATCGACCATTTGGCTGCCACATTTCTTCTGTGCCATAATATTTCTCATGGGATTCATCTACGGAAATCTCCAGTTTTGCAGTATTTGTATTACCTTGCACAG ATTGGACTTGCTATGTCGCCTTTGAGCAATAACTCCCTTTTCTTGGACTATCATCGCAACCCTTTGCCCATGTTCTTCCAGCGTGGCCTAAATATCTCACTCTCAACTGATGACCCTTTGCAAATCCATTTAACAAAAGAACcacttgtggaagaatataGTGTTGCTGCGAAG GTCTGGAAGCTCAGTGCTTGTGACCTCTGCGAGATAGCTAGAAATTCTGTCTATCAATCTGGGTTTTCACATGCCACAAAG GGGCCATTGTTTGGGTGA
- the LOC122310927 gene encoding AMP deaminase-like isoform X3, whose amino-acid sequence MDSSSSYTSSLHLAMAALVGASLMAISAFYCHKRSVDQVLQRIIEIRRKPPRSAGDHCVEDDNEAEEEEEKEEEAEAEEARDDDGSYGSDGEMEVDRKFWSRSLSRSLDENMLRCYRISSSMPNVASRNDWLHEDSKFDQPLPGLGARGIASSLDKLDLISTGLPPLRMVQGDASVGRRVTPRSPGGNAYDNVEDSDEEGTELAYEDDMIFNSGYIDSGTELTNAQDANSNNPNMGTAPMMGEGENYLQDRMCKVTISEAKAGVDLHGHGKVDTTSDYRVGNDLNFANTNLPLRTTVHDPESKNKVEEEEVWTTIRECLDLRKSYVYLEIVEPWKKEAAVESSASMMNRDPFHFEPAEATAHHFKMEDGVVHVYANENDTVDLFPVTSSTQFFTDMHHILKVMSLGNVRSVCHHRLRFLEEKFRLHLLVNADSEFLAQKSALHRDFYNIRKVDTHVHHSACMNQKHLLRFIKSKLKEEPDEVVIFRDGKYMTLKEVFESLELTGHDLNVDLLDVHADKSTFHRFDKFNLKYNPCGQSRLREIFLKQDNLIQGRFLAEVTKEVLADLEASKYQMAEYRISIYGRKQSEWDQLASWFVNNEIYSENAVWLIQLPRLYNVYKKMGIVTSFQNILDNVFIPLFEVTVDPSSHTQLHLFLMQVVGFDIVDDESKPERRPTKHMPTPAEWTNEFNPAYSYYAYYCYANLYILNKLRESKGMPTIKFRPHCGEAGDIDHLAATFLLCHNISHGIHLRKSPVLQYLYYLAQIGLAMSPLSNNSLFLDYHRNPLPMFFQRGLNISLSTDDPLQIHLTKEPLVEEYSVAAKVWKLSACDLCEIARNSVYQSGFSHATKLHWLGDRYLMRGPEGNDIHKTNVPNIRIAFRHETWKEEMQCVYSGKAGFPEEIE is encoded by the exons ATGGATTCGTCTTCATCTTATACATCGTCTCTGCACCTAGCCATGGCGGCATTAGTTGGGGCCTCACTGATGGCCATCTCGGCTTTCTACTGCCACAAGCGCAGCGTCGACCAAGTCCTCCAGCGTATCATCGAGATCCGCCGCAAGCCCCCTCGCAGTGCTGGTGACCACTGTGTAGAAGACGATAACGAggcagaagaagaagaggaaaaggagGAGGAAGCAGAAGCAGAAGAAGCGCGAGACGATGACGGCAGTTATGGTTCGGACGGAGAGATGGAGGTTGACCGGAAATTTTGGTCCCGGAGTCTGTCGAGGTCGTTGGACGAGAACATGCTTCGCTGTTATAGAATTTCGTCCTCCATGCCCAATGTGGCTTCGAGAAATGATTGGCTGCATGAGGACTCCAAGTTTGATCAGCCACTTCCAGGACTTGGGGCTCGAGGTATTGCTTCGTCGCTGGACAAACTCGATTTGATTTCGACGGGGCTTCCACCTCTTCGAATGGTTCAAGGAGACG CATCTGTTGGTAGGCGAGTAACTCCAAGATCCCCTGGTGGCAATGCTTATGATAATGTCGAAGATTCTGATGAGGAAGGAACCGAGCTTGCATATGAAGATGACATGATTTTCAACTCTGGATATATTGATTCTGGAACTGAACTCACAAATGCACAA GATGCAAATTCAAACAACCCAAACATGGGCACTGCTCCAATGATGGGTGAGGGCGAGAACTATCTGCAAGATAGGATGTGCAAGGTAACTATAAGTGAAGCAAAAGCTGGTGTAGATCTGCATGGCCATGGAAAGGTGGATACAACTTCAGATTACAGAGTGGGAAATGATCTTAATTTCGCCAACACTAATTTACCTCTGAGAACAACAGTCCATG ATCCAGAGTCAAAAAACAAAGTAGAAGAGGAAGAAGTATGGACAACAATACGTGAATGTTTAGATTTGCGTAAAAGTTATGTATATCTTGAAATAGTTGAACCATGGAAAAAGGAAGCTGCAGTGGAATCTAGTGCATCAATGATGAACAGGGATCCGTTTCACTTTGAACCTGCTGAAGCAACAGCA CACCATTTCAAAATGGAAGACGGAGTTGTGCATGTTTATGCAAATGAAAATG ATACTGTGGATCTTTTCCCCGTCACTAGTTCAACACAATTTTTCACTGATATGCATCACATCCTGAAAGTTATGTCTCTTGGAAATGTTCGATCTGTATGCCATCATAGACTACGGTTTCTTGAGGAG AAATTCCGACTTCATCTGTTAGTAAATGCAGATAGCGAGTTTCTGGCTCAAAAGAGTGCACTACACCGTGACTTTTACAATATCAGAAAAGTTGATACACATGTGCATCATTCTGCATGCATGAACCAGAAGCATCTCCTTCGCTTCATCAAGTCAAAACTTAAAGAGGAACCTGATGAG GTTGTCATATTCAGAGATGGGAAATATATGACCCTTAAAGAAGTTTTTGAGAGTTTGGAATTGACAGG GCATGATCTTAATGTTGATTTGTTGGATGTCCATGCTGATAAAAGTACCTTCCATCGATTTGACAAATTCAATCTTAAGTATAATCCTTGCGGACAGAGCAGACTCAGAGAGATATTCTTAAAACAGGACAACCTTATCCAAG GTCGGTTTTTGGCAGAAGTAACGAAGGAAGTTTTAGCAGATCTTGAAGCAAGCAAATACCAG aTGGCAGAGTACAGGATTTCCATTTATGGACGGAAACAAAGTGAATGGGATCAGCTGGCCAGTTGGTTTGTTAACAATGAAATTTATAGTGAGAATGCAGTATGGTTAATCCAG CTACCACGGCTCTATAACGTGTACAAGAAAATGGGAATTGTTACCTCTTTTCAGAATATTTTAGATAATGTGTTTATTCCACTATTTGAAGTCACGGTGGACCCAAGTTCTCATACTCAATTACATTTGTTCCTGATGCAG GTGGTGGGCTTTGATATTGTGGATGATGAAAGTAAACCAGAAAGGCGTCCGACTAAGCACATGCCAACACCAGCTGAATGGACCAATGAGTTCAATCCTGCATATTCTTATTATGCTTATTATTGCTACGCTAACTTGTATATTCTCAACAAG cttCGTGAATCAAAAGGAATGCCAACAATAAAATTTCGGCCCCACTGTGGAGAG GCAGGTGATATCGACCATTTGGCTGCCACATTTCTTCTGTGCCATAATATTTCTCATGGGATTCATCTACGGAAATCTCCAGTTTTGCAGTATTTGTATTACCTTGCACAG ATTGGACTTGCTATGTCGCCTTTGAGCAATAACTCCCTTTTCTTGGACTATCATCGCAACCCTTTGCCCATGTTCTTCCAGCGTGGCCTAAATATCTCACTCTCAACTGATGACCCTTTGCAAATCCATTTAACAAAAGAACcacttgtggaagaatataGTGTTGCTGCGAAG GTCTGGAAGCTCAGTGCTTGTGACCTCTGCGAGATAGCTAGAAATTCTGTCTATCAATCTGGGTTTTCACATGCCACAAAG TTGCACTGGCTTGGTGATAGATATTTGATGAGAGGCCCCGAAGGAAATGATATTCATAAAACAAACGTACCCAACATAAGGATTGCATTTCGACATGAG ACATGGAAGGAAGAGATGCAGTGTGTCTATTCAGGAAAAGCCGGGTTTCCTGAAGAAATCGAGTGA